Proteins co-encoded in one Opitutus terrae PB90-1 genomic window:
- a CDS encoding cytochrome c3 family protein produces the protein MRSSRPWFLVLALTVFAPFLLAAEPEPTTAAPAAAAAAADEPPVIAEKAAVVPNSECLDCHEAEFISPKKGEPKRWVGVRPELFEKSVHGKLNCVDCHADITDPQHPSKLAPAQCATCHQDAVAQYATSIHGMSHKMGSSDAASCASCHGTHEMVPVKQADSPVFKLNLPQTCATCHDNPKLTKEYRIGQQEAAGHYLDSIHGRALTQMGLIVAPSCNDCHGTHDIKRSIDKDSHSNHANIAQTCGTCHVGIEATYNASVHGQLLAKGDKQVAVCTDCHTAHDIEKPSTAHFKAGSDQSCGKCHEDRLTHYRDTYHGKAMALGQPNVAPDVAACYDCHGHHDVFPVSDPRSRLSKEKIVGTCQQCHTGANAKFAEYQPHANPLDAKNYGALNKVFLFMTTLLIGVFAFFGVHTLFWLFRSIYLYLTDSKTFREAIVQQHADDVQFTRFTPFERFLHLMVVTSFLLLVITGMPLKFYYTDWARMIFNVMGGAAVARSLHHFGAIVTFAYFVLHLGELVASLWRKRKGLRNPETGRFEFRRLIQAVFGPDSMVPSMQDWRDFVAHQKWFFGKGPRPQFDRWTYWERFDYFAVFWGVFMIGVSGLIMWFPKVFTLFLPGWMINIALVIHSDEALLAAGFIFTFHFFNTHFRIEKFPMDTVIFSGRISKTEMIHERKRWYDRLLSEGRLDDHRVKDDWEGRKKIAKSFGFLFFGTGLVLLVLIVYAMISRLGH, from the coding sequence ATGAGATCCTCGCGTCCGTGGTTCCTCGTGCTCGCCCTGACCGTCTTTGCGCCGTTCCTGCTGGCGGCAGAGCCGGAGCCCACCACGGCCGCCCCCGCAGCGGCGGCTGCGGCGGCGGATGAGCCGCCCGTGATCGCCGAAAAAGCCGCGGTCGTCCCGAACAGCGAGTGCCTGGATTGTCACGAGGCGGAGTTCATTTCGCCGAAAAAAGGTGAACCCAAGCGCTGGGTGGGCGTCCGGCCGGAACTCTTTGAGAAATCAGTCCACGGCAAGCTGAACTGCGTCGACTGCCACGCCGACATCACCGACCCGCAGCACCCGTCCAAGCTGGCGCCCGCGCAATGTGCCACCTGCCACCAGGACGCGGTGGCCCAATACGCGACCAGCATTCACGGGATGAGCCACAAGATGGGCTCGTCGGATGCCGCGTCGTGCGCGAGCTGCCACGGCACGCACGAAATGGTGCCGGTGAAGCAGGCGGATTCGCCCGTGTTCAAGCTGAACCTCCCGCAGACCTGCGCGACCTGTCACGACAACCCGAAGCTCACGAAGGAATACCGCATCGGTCAGCAGGAAGCTGCCGGGCACTACCTCGACAGCATCCACGGCCGGGCGCTCACGCAGATGGGCCTGATCGTCGCCCCGTCCTGCAACGACTGCCACGGCACGCACGACATCAAGCGGAGCATCGACAAGGACTCCCACTCCAATCACGCGAACATCGCGCAGACCTGCGGCACCTGCCACGTCGGCATCGAAGCCACCTACAACGCGAGCGTCCACGGGCAGTTGCTCGCCAAGGGCGACAAGCAGGTGGCGGTCTGCACCGACTGTCACACCGCACACGACATCGAGAAACCTTCGACCGCGCACTTCAAGGCCGGGAGCGACCAGAGCTGCGGCAAGTGCCACGAAGACCGGCTCACGCATTACCGCGACACCTATCACGGCAAGGCGATGGCGCTCGGTCAGCCCAACGTCGCGCCCGATGTGGCGGCGTGCTACGACTGCCATGGCCACCACGATGTCTTCCCGGTCAGCGATCCGCGCTCCCGACTCTCGAAGGAGAAGATCGTGGGCACATGTCAGCAGTGCCACACCGGCGCGAACGCGAAGTTCGCCGAATACCAACCGCACGCCAATCCGCTCGACGCGAAAAACTATGGCGCGCTGAACAAGGTGTTCCTCTTCATGACGACGCTGCTGATCGGCGTGTTCGCCTTCTTCGGCGTCCACACGCTGTTCTGGCTGTTCCGTTCGATCTACCTCTATCTTACGGACTCGAAGACCTTCCGCGAAGCGATCGTCCAGCAGCATGCGGACGACGTGCAGTTCACGCGGTTCACGCCGTTCGAACGCTTCCTGCACCTGATGGTGGTGACGAGCTTCCTGCTGCTCGTGATCACCGGCATGCCGCTCAAGTTCTACTACACGGATTGGGCCAGAATGATCTTCAACGTCATGGGCGGCGCCGCCGTGGCGCGCTCGCTGCACCATTTCGGCGCGATCGTCACCTTCGCCTACTTCGTGCTGCACCTCGGCGAGCTGGTCGCCTCGCTCTGGCGCAAGCGCAAGGGCTTGCGCAATCCGGAGACGGGCCGCTTCGAGTTCCGCCGGCTCATCCAGGCGGTCTTCGGGCCCGACTCGATGGTGCCGTCGATGCAGGACTGGCGTGACTTCGTCGCGCACCAGAAATGGTTCTTCGGCAAAGGCCCGCGACCGCAGTTCGACCGCTGGACCTACTGGGAGCGCTTCGACTACTTCGCGGTGTTCTGGGGCGTCTTCATGATCGGCGTGTCCGGCTTGATCATGTGGTTCCCGAAGGTCTTCACACTCTTCCTGCCGGGTTGGATGATCAACATCGCGCTCGTGATCCACTCCGACGAAGCGCTGCTCGCCGCCGGGTTCATCTTCACCTTCCATTTCTTCAACACGCATTTCCGCATCGAGAAGTTCCCGATGGACACCGTCATCTTCTCGGGCCGCATCTCCAAGACCGAGATGATCCACGAGCGGAAGCGCTGGTACGACCGGCTCCTCTCCGAAGGCCGGCTCGACGACCATCGCGTAAAGGATGATTGGGAAGGTCGAAAGAAGATCGCGAAGAGCTTTGGCTTCCTGTTCTTCGGCACCGGTCTCGTGCTCCTCGTGTTGATCGTCTACGCGATGATCTCGCGGCTCGGCCATTGA
- a CDS encoding M23 family metallopeptidase: MKKSVVFAFGLGLGAVFGVAGGIAFVAYSAQQSPRSTTFSNVALARAPFDGDWLISWGGEDPKDNHHIGSPPQDRAVDIRKIITGSGNQTSKGDPKKNESYGCWAQPIYSPIDGIVEVAVDGVPDNIPGELNRPSAMGNYMMLKSPDGFVVVLAHFKQGSIARKAGEQVKAGDFLALCGNSGNSTEPHLHMHVQSETSMARSVALRMVFPSITVDGVQKEKYSPTRGDVISSGQKKPNQVPEPTASGRGSS; encoded by the coding sequence ATGAAGAAGTCTGTTGTCTTCGCATTTGGGCTGGGGCTCGGAGCCGTTTTCGGCGTGGCCGGTGGCATTGCGTTTGTCGCATATTCAGCACAACAATCCCCGCGATCGACTACCTTCTCGAATGTCGCTTTGGCGCGCGCGCCCTTTGACGGAGACTGGCTCATTTCCTGGGGTGGCGAGGATCCGAAGGACAATCATCACATCGGAAGCCCCCCGCAGGATCGGGCTGTCGACATCAGAAAGATTATCACAGGAAGCGGAAATCAAACCAGCAAAGGAGACCCGAAGAAGAACGAGAGCTATGGTTGTTGGGCGCAGCCGATCTATTCCCCGATTGATGGGATTGTGGAGGTGGCGGTGGATGGTGTGCCCGACAACATTCCCGGAGAGTTGAACCGACCATCGGCCATGGGGAACTATATGATGCTGAAATCCCCTGACGGATTTGTCGTAGTGCTGGCCCACTTCAAACAGGGTTCCATTGCGAGAAAGGCCGGGGAGCAGGTCAAAGCAGGTGATTTCCTCGCATTGTGTGGCAATTCGGGCAATTCAACGGAGCCGCATCTGCACATGCACGTGCAATCTGAGACAAGTATGGCGAGGTCGGTCGCGTTGAGGATGGTCTTCCCATCGATCACGGTCGACGGGGTCCAGAAAGAGAAATATTCGCCGACGAGAGGCGACGTTATTTCGAGTGGTCAGAAGAAGCCAAACCAGGTGCCCGAGCCAACGGCCTCCGGCCGTGGCTCATCTTGA
- a CDS encoding MFS transporter, giving the protein MDLQPAATSPQAPTDLKGFYKLSRLTRIGFGAGDLAQNLIYQTVATYLLFFYTNVFGISPGAAAFMFLVVRVIDVLWDPFVGAFVDKRNPRLGKYRAYLIIGGIPLSGLAILSFWNGFSGQLWYAYVTYVTLSLCYTLVNVPYGALNASLTRDTDEITKLTSTRMFMANLGGLAVQFGVPATIQHFAPNHDWSQPAAAPVWFAVMSVYAVVGFGLLIYCFTQTRERVVMDSAKVDAVKYSDLFTEFVRNRPLRVLAFFFITAFAMMAVGNSASAYYMQYNIGNAQALPVFNALSSIPAFIFMPLVPAIKRAIGKKRMFYVFLTIAIVGMAMLYVTSTVPALKSQLWLVYLAQFVKSTGVIVATGYMWALVPEVISFGEWKTGKRISGVVNALTGIFFKAGFALGGVIPGVVLSLTHFDAHSAQQSVAAQQGILWLVVVIPAILLGVAMYIISNYELEDDTIDRINREIEARHSAG; this is encoded by the coding sequence ATGGATCTCCAGCCGGCCGCAACTTCACCGCAAGCACCCACGGACCTGAAGGGCTTCTACAAGCTCTCGCGCCTCACTCGCATCGGCTTCGGTGCCGGCGATCTCGCGCAGAACCTGATCTACCAGACGGTCGCCACGTATCTGCTGTTTTTCTACACGAATGTGTTCGGAATCAGCCCGGGCGCCGCGGCCTTCATGTTCCTGGTGGTGCGGGTGATCGACGTGCTCTGGGATCCCTTCGTCGGCGCGTTCGTCGACAAGCGCAATCCGCGTCTGGGAAAATACCGCGCCTACCTGATCATCGGAGGCATCCCATTGAGCGGGCTGGCGATCCTGTCGTTCTGGAACGGTTTCTCGGGCCAGCTGTGGTATGCCTACGTCACGTACGTCACGCTTTCGCTGTGCTACACGCTGGTCAACGTGCCCTACGGGGCATTGAACGCTTCGCTGACGCGCGACACCGATGAGATCACCAAGCTGACGTCGACGCGCATGTTCATGGCGAACCTGGGCGGGTTGGCGGTGCAGTTTGGCGTGCCGGCGACGATCCAGCACTTCGCTCCCAACCACGACTGGTCGCAGCCCGCGGCCGCGCCGGTGTGGTTTGCGGTGATGTCGGTTTACGCGGTCGTCGGATTCGGGCTCCTGATCTATTGCTTCACCCAGACGCGAGAGCGGGTGGTGATGGATTCCGCGAAGGTCGACGCGGTGAAGTATTCGGACCTGTTCACCGAGTTTGTCCGCAACCGGCCGCTGCGGGTGCTGGCGTTTTTCTTCATCACGGCCTTCGCCATGATGGCGGTCGGCAATTCCGCCTCCGCGTACTACATGCAGTACAACATCGGCAACGCGCAGGCGCTGCCGGTCTTCAACGCGCTGAGCTCCATCCCCGCCTTCATCTTCATGCCGCTGGTGCCGGCCATCAAACGCGCGATCGGCAAGAAACGGATGTTCTACGTCTTTCTGACGATCGCCATCGTCGGAATGGCCATGCTGTATGTCACCTCGACAGTGCCGGCACTGAAGAGCCAGCTGTGGCTGGTCTATCTCGCACAATTTGTGAAATCGACCGGCGTGATCGTGGCGACCGGCTACATGTGGGCGCTGGTGCCGGAAGTGATCTCCTTCGGCGAATGGAAGACGGGCAAACGCATCTCCGGCGTGGTCAACGCGCTGACCGGTATCTTCTTCAAAGCCGGTTTCGCGCTGGGTGGCGTCATCCCGGGTGTGGTTCTGTCACTGACGCACTTCGACGCGCACAGCGCGCAGCAGTCGGTCGCGGCGCAGCAGGGCATCCTGTGGCTCGTGGTGGTCATCCCGGCGATCCTGCTCGGCGTCGCGATGTACATCATCTCGAACTACGAGCTTGAGGACGACACGATCGACCGGATCAACCGGGAGATCGAAGCGCGGCACAGCGCGGGTTGA